From the genome of Flavobacterium ovatum, one region includes:
- the lipA gene encoding lipoyl synthase, with translation METVLDTTAPVAKPKWLKVKLPIGKKYTELRSLVDKYSLNTICTSGSCPNMGECWGEGTATFMILGNTCTRSCGFCGVKTGRPETVDWDEPEKVARSIKIMNIKHAVITSVDRDDLKDGGSIIWIETVKAIRRMNPNTTLETLIPDFQGIERNIDRVVEANPEVVSHNMETVRRLTREVRIQAKYDRSLEVLRYLKEKGIKRTKSGIMLGLGEQEEEVYQTMRDLRDANVDVVTIGQYLQPSKKHLPVKEFITPEQFAIYEQYGLELGFRHVESGPLVRSSYKAQKHIL, from the coding sequence ATGGAAACTGTTTTAGATACTACTGCACCTGTTGCAAAACCAAAATGGCTTAAAGTAAAACTCCCAATAGGAAAAAAATATACTGAACTTCGTAGTTTGGTTGACAAATATAGTTTAAACACTATCTGTACCTCAGGAAGTTGCCCAAACATGGGCGAATGCTGGGGCGAAGGTACTGCTACCTTTATGATCTTAGGAAATACTTGTACCCGTTCATGTGGATTTTGTGGCGTAAAAACAGGACGTCCTGAAACAGTAGATTGGGACGAACCTGAAAAAGTAGCTCGTTCAATCAAAATCATGAACATCAAACACGCGGTTATTACCAGTGTGGATCGTGATGATTTGAAAGATGGAGGATCTATCATTTGGATAGAAACCGTAAAAGCCATTCGTAGAATGAACCCAAACACGACTCTTGAAACTTTAATTCCTGACTTTCAAGGAATTGAAAGAAATATAGACCGTGTTGTAGAAGCAAACCCAGAAGTGGTTTCACACAATATGGAAACCGTACGTCGATTAACTCGTGAAGTACGTATTCAAGCTAAATACGACCGTAGTCTAGAAGTATTACGCTACCTAAAAGAAAAAGGAATCAAGAGAACTAAATCTGGAATCATGTTAGGTCTTGGTGAACAAGAAGAAGAAGTTTACCAAACTATGAGAGACCTTCGCGATGCCAATGTAGACGTAGTAACCATTGGTCAATACTTACAACCTAGTAAAAAGCATTTACCCGTAAAAGAATTCATAACACCCGAACAATTTGCTATATACGAACAATACGGATTAGAATTAGGTTTCCGTCATGTCGAAAGCGGCCCATTAGTACGTTCTTCATACAAAGCGCAAAAACATATTTTATAA
- a CDS encoding energy transducer TonB, producing the protein MSKSSIYEANWINLVFENRNKEYGAYQLRHETTKTSLLALLVSLSLCAVLLVIPKVLQSFHNTNTTIIENVLPTINETITPVNLTPFIEETKPILKNTSPEVKPQIITEKVDTQTLKKPTIVQANEATPDIPKNNTISPTTVDPNAIIGTTPTVYSGNSAVNGTGTGNSANTNTDYSNTIVTIANLDKQPVFPGGIEKFYNYVGRNFETPEINEEKNVRIMVYFVVEKDGSMTDIQVKNNPGYGLDKEAIRVLKSLKTKWTPGTIESKPVRTAYTLPITIQMN; encoded by the coding sequence ATGTCAAAATCAAGCATTTACGAAGCCAACTGGATTAATCTAGTTTTCGAAAACAGAAACAAAGAGTATGGAGCATATCAACTGCGCCACGAAACCACCAAAACCTCTCTTCTTGCCCTATTAGTGAGTCTTTCATTATGTGCCGTTTTATTAGTAATCCCAAAAGTGTTACAGAGCTTTCATAACACAAACACAACCATCATTGAAAACGTACTCCCTACAATAAACGAAACCATAACACCAGTCAATTTGACTCCTTTTATTGAAGAAACAAAACCGATACTAAAAAACACATCTCCAGAGGTGAAACCCCAAATTATTACAGAAAAAGTAGACACTCAAACTTTAAAAAAACCTACTATTGTTCAAGCTAATGAAGCCACGCCAGATATTCCAAAAAACAATACTATTAGTCCAACAACAGTTGATCCAAATGCAATTATAGGAACAACACCAACAGTTTATTCAGGAAATAGTGCCGTAAATGGAACTGGCACTGGAAATAGCGCAAACACCAACACCGATTATAGCAATACTATTGTTACCATTGCGAACTTAGACAAACAACCCGTATTTCCTGGCGGAATAGAAAAATTCTACAATTATGTAGGGCGCAATTTTGAAACTCCCGAAATCAATGAAGAAAAAAATGTTCGAATCATGGTTTATTTTGTCGTTGAAAAAGACGGAAGTATGACGGACATCCAAGTGAAAAATAATCCTGGATATGGCTTAGATAAAGAAGCCATTAGAGTATTAAAATCACTAAAGACTAAATGGACTCCTGGAACAATAGAATCTAAACCTGTACGCACCGCTTACACCTTACCCATCACCATTCAAATGAATTAA
- a CDS encoding sigma-70 family RNA polymerase sigma factor yields the protein MEINNQIEKAKKGDQTAFTFLLNYYWNEVYGFMLKRTENETNAEDITIETFSKAFDKITTYNPEFQFNTWLISIAKNVHIDLLRKNKASLFVEITEKEDQKAHNIADTTPSAEDELITEQNLSQLLRYIKELKPHYQEVIQLRYFQEMSYQEIANSINEPLSNVKVKLLRAKKLLAEIIRDKR from the coding sequence TTGGAAATAAATAATCAAATAGAAAAAGCTAAAAAAGGGGATCAAACTGCCTTTACCTTTCTATTGAACTATTACTGGAACGAAGTATATGGTTTCATGCTCAAACGAACTGAGAATGAAACCAATGCAGAGGATATCACCATCGAAACCTTCTCCAAAGCTTTTGACAAAATCACCACTTACAACCCTGAATTTCAATTCAATACATGGCTCATTAGTATTGCCAAAAATGTACATATAGATTTGTTGCGCAAAAACAAAGCCAGTCTTTTTGTTGAAATAACCGAGAAAGAAGATCAAAAAGCACACAATATTGCTGACACTACACCTTCTGCCGAAGACGAACTCATCACAGAGCAAAACCTTTCCCAACTCTTACGTTATATCAAGGAGCTGAAACCACATTATCAGGAAGTGATTCAACTGCGCTATTTTCAGGAAATGAGCTATCAAGAAATTGCAAACTCTATTAACGAACCTTTAAGCAACGTCAAAGTCAAACTCCTACGTGCCAAAAAACTCCTAGCCGAAATCATTCGAGACAAACGCTAA
- a CDS encoding glycosyltransferase gives MLILLLYFFILIVIVQLVYYLGIFGKFAFAKAQKATPKRIPISVIVCAKNEAKNVADFIPLLAEQNYPDFEIVLIDDASSDSTLEIFEQFEKLYTNIRIVKVENNEAFWGNKKYALTLGIKAAKKDYLLFTDADCYPTSKEWITAMSSQFTMHKTIVLGYGGYEKISNSFLNKIIRFETLLTAIQYLSWAKSGNPYMGVGRNLAYKKEEFFRVNGFINHIQVRSGDDDLFINEAASSKNTTIAYTPESFTYSKPKSTYKEWIVQKRRHLSTANHYKTLDKLQLGTFYCSQILFFTLAILLLSLQFQWIIVLSLIVIRYLGTWTVVGFSAGKLKENDIKYWFPIVELFLILSQMNIFIANLFSKPVHWK, from the coding sequence ATGCTTATACTATTACTTTACTTTTTTATACTTATTGTTATTGTTCAACTAGTGTATTATCTTGGCATTTTTGGGAAATTTGCTTTTGCGAAAGCGCAAAAAGCAACACCAAAAAGAATCCCTATTTCGGTTATTGTTTGTGCTAAAAACGAAGCCAAAAATGTAGCCGATTTCATCCCACTACTCGCTGAACAGAACTATCCTGACTTTGAAATTGTTTTAATTGATGATGCGTCTAGTGATAGCACTTTGGAAATTTTTGAACAATTTGAAAAACTATACACAAATATCCGCATCGTAAAAGTAGAAAACAATGAAGCTTTTTGGGGAAACAAAAAATACGCCTTAACCCTCGGAATAAAAGCCGCTAAAAAAGACTATCTTTTATTTACTGATGCTGATTGCTATCCTACTTCAAAAGAATGGATAACCGCAATGAGTTCTCAATTTACTATGCATAAAACAATTGTGTTAGGATATGGCGGATATGAAAAAATTTCCAATTCGTTTTTAAACAAAATCATTCGTTTTGAAACCCTTTTAACGGCGATCCAATATTTATCTTGGGCTAAATCAGGAAATCCATATATGGGCGTAGGTCGAAATTTAGCCTATAAAAAAGAAGAGTTTTTCAGAGTAAATGGCTTCATCAATCATATTCAAGTACGTTCTGGTGATGATGATTTATTCATCAATGAAGCTGCTAGTTCAAAAAACACCACCATAGCCTATACACCAGAGAGCTTTACTTATTCAAAGCCTAAATCAACCTACAAAGAGTGGATCGTACAAAAGAGAAGACACTTATCTACTGCCAATCACTATAAAACATTAGACAAATTGCAGTTAGGTACTTTTTATTGTTCTCAAATTTTATTTTTCACTCTAGCTATTCTTTTACTATCACTACAATTTCAATGGATAATTGTTTTGAGTTTAATTGTAATTCGATACCTCGGTACCTGGACCGTGGTAGGTTTTTCAGCAGGAAAACTTAAAGAAAATGATATAAAATACTGGTTTCCCATTGTTGAATTGTTTCTTATATTGTCACAAATGAATATCTTTATCGCTAACTTATTCTCAAAACCAGTCCATTGGAAATAA
- the murB gene encoding UDP-N-acetylmuramate dehydrogenase, whose translation MEIQHDFSLKNYNTFGIEAKAKKFIAVHSTEELKTVLAQNKNEKKFILGGGSNMLLTQDIEALVIHIDLKGKKVIQENEDSVWIECQAGENWHEFVLWAIEQNFGGLENMSLIPGNVGTTPVQNIGAYGAEMKDSFISCQAVQIENQENKTFIKDECQFGYRESIFKNQVKDQFIITSVVFKLTKRNHKTNTSYGDILTELTKNNITTPTIKEVSNAVISIRKSKLPDPKELGNSGSFFKNPIVSKKEFEKIHLKFPEMKFYDISETEVKVPAGWLIEQAGFKGKRFGDAGIHKNQALVLVNYGNATGQEILAVSKKIQQTIFETFGIQIEAEVNVI comes from the coding sequence ATGGAAATACAACACGATTTTTCATTAAAAAACTATAATACTTTTGGTATTGAAGCCAAAGCAAAAAAATTTATCGCAGTTCATTCTACTGAAGAATTAAAAACCGTTTTAGCACAAAACAAAAACGAAAAAAAATTCATCCTTGGTGGAGGTAGCAATATGTTATTAACTCAAGATATTGAGGCACTAGTCATTCATATTGACTTAAAAGGAAAAAAAGTAATTCAGGAAAACGAAGATTCAGTTTGGATTGAATGTCAAGCTGGGGAAAACTGGCATGAGTTTGTTCTTTGGGCCATTGAGCAAAACTTTGGTGGACTTGAAAACATGTCCCTCATTCCTGGTAACGTAGGGACAACTCCTGTTCAAAACATTGGCGCTTATGGCGCTGAAATGAAAGATAGTTTTATTTCTTGTCAAGCAGTACAAATTGAAAATCAAGAAAACAAAACTTTCATCAAAGACGAATGTCAATTTGGATACCGAGAAAGTATTTTTAAAAACCAAGTCAAAGACCAATTCATCATTACATCTGTTGTTTTTAAATTGACCAAACGCAATCATAAAACCAATACTTCTTATGGTGACATCTTGACTGAATTAACAAAAAACAACATTACAACTCCCACGATAAAAGAGGTGAGTAATGCTGTTATCTCCATTCGTAAAAGCAAACTTCCAGACCCTAAAGAATTAGGTAATAGTGGTAGTTTCTTTAAAAACCCCATTGTTAGCAAAAAAGAATTTGAAAAAATCCATCTGAAATTTCCTGAAATGAAATTTTATGACATCTCTGAAACTGAGGTTAAAGTACCCGCAGGATGGTTAATTGAACAAGCAGGATTCAAAGGCAAACGCTTTGGTGACGCAGGAATCCACAAGAACCAAGCACTCGTTCTAGTAAATTACGGCAATGCTACAGGTCAAGAAATACTAGCCGTTTCCAAAAAAATACAACAAACTATATTTGAAACCTTTGGTATTCAAATAGAAGCTGAAGTGAATGTCATTTAA
- a CDS encoding glycosyltransferase translates to MKKRKILFLGETYRADAITWMNGLQEFGDFEIISWELKTPSHGKFRRVMRLFEYVFAPIQTKKIIKTHQPDMIIAERTTSYGFLAVICGVKLTAIAQQGRTDLWPKKSIYYPLKKIIQNYAFKKATLIHAWGPVMANSMVKAKVNMSKVLVLPKGIDLSKFENINTANPNKICAIVTRSLLPVYSHDIILKAFAILHIKGFNFSLTIIGDGTQLESLKNLSRELNIEDKVIFTGRILNTDLPKILQDSNFYISMPLTEGVSGSLFEAMASNCYPIVSDVEGNQTWLKHRKNGQLIPKNDFKTLADSIIWAFENPSHRNEAILNNRNFIEEHANYKKNMKIIADKYHKLIDANQ, encoded by the coding sequence ATGAAAAAAAGAAAAATACTTTTCCTTGGAGAAACCTACAGAGCCGATGCCATCACCTGGATGAATGGTCTGCAAGAATTTGGAGATTTCGAAATTATTAGCTGGGAGTTAAAAACACCTTCGCACGGTAAATTCCGTAGAGTTATGAGGCTTTTTGAATATGTATTTGCCCCTATTCAAACCAAAAAAATAATTAAAACACATCAACCTGATATGATTATTGCAGAAAGAACGACCAGTTATGGTTTTCTCGCTGTCATATGCGGTGTCAAGTTAACTGCCATCGCCCAACAAGGAAGAACCGATTTGTGGCCAAAAAAGTCTATTTATTATCCCCTTAAAAAAATAATTCAGAATTACGCCTTCAAAAAAGCCACGCTTATTCATGCTTGGGGACCCGTTATGGCTAATTCTATGGTGAAAGCCAAAGTAAACATGTCTAAAGTCTTAGTATTACCTAAAGGAATTGATTTATCTAAATTTGAGAATATAAACACCGCTAATCCAAATAAAATATGTGCCATTGTCACGCGCTCTCTTTTACCGGTTTACAGTCATGACATTATTTTAAAAGCATTTGCAATACTGCATATAAAAGGATTTAATTTCTCGCTCACTATTATAGGAGATGGAACCCAACTCGAATCTTTAAAAAATTTATCACGAGAATTAAATATTGAAGACAAAGTAATCTTTACTGGAAGAATCTTAAATACAGACTTACCAAAAATATTACAAGACTCCAATTTTTACATCAGCATGCCACTCACTGAAGGTGTTTCCGGCTCTTTATTTGAAGCCATGGCCTCTAATTGTTATCCAATAGTTTCAGATGTCGAAGGCAATCAAACTTGGCTCAAACATCGTAAAAACGGCCAACTAATCCCTAAAAATGATTTCAAAACCCTGGCAGATTCTATTATTTGGGCTTTTGAAAACCCATCACACCGTAATGAAGCAATTCTTAACAATCGAAATTTCATAGAAGAACATGCCAATTACAAAAAAAACATGAAAATTATTGCAGACAAGTACCATAAACTTATAGATGCTAATCAGTAA
- a CDS encoding DUF2461 domain-containing protein, with the protein MLSKDSLQFLDDLKANNNRDWFITNKKRYEVFKKDYHQLVSDFLDEIKPLDASLEMLEIKHCTFRINRDIRFSKDKSPYKSHIGVWLSSGTKGNNRAGYYVHIEKGASFIAGGFYAPESDDLKKVRKEIAFFHEDLEAILRNKTFRKEFDTFARTEKSCLKNPPRGYDKEHPAIELLKLKSFEVLQKFDITEITQKDFVTKMTKKLIILKPLNEFMNRALTADD; encoded by the coding sequence ATGTTATCAAAGGACAGTTTACAATTTCTTGACGATTTAAAAGCAAACAATAATAGAGATTGGTTTATTACAAATAAAAAAAGATACGAGGTTTTCAAAAAAGACTATCATCAATTAGTTTCAGATTTCTTGGATGAAATAAAACCATTAGATGCTTCTTTAGAAATGTTAGAAATAAAACATTGCACCTTTAGAATTAATCGTGACATTCGGTTTTCAAAAGACAAATCACCCTACAAATCTCATATAGGAGTTTGGTTATCCTCTGGTACCAAAGGAAACAACAGAGCTGGGTATTATGTTCATATCGAAAAAGGGGCTAGTTTTATAGCAGGAGGATTTTATGCTCCTGAATCTGATGATTTAAAAAAAGTACGCAAAGAAATCGCCTTTTTCCATGAAGATTTAGAAGCTATTTTAAGAAACAAAACGTTTAGAAAGGAATTTGACACTTTTGCACGAACCGAAAAAAGCTGCCTAAAAAACCCTCCAAGAGGATATGATAAAGAGCACCCTGCCATTGAATTGTTAAAATTAAAAAGCTTTGAAGTATTACAAAAATTTGATATTACTGAAATTACCCAAAAGGATTTTGTAACTAAAATGACTAAGAAATTAATAATATTAAAACCTCTAAATGAGTTCATGAATCGCGCATTAACTGCTGACGACTAA
- a CDS encoding rhodanese-like domain-containing protein has product MKFRNLIFLIPAFILLSCQKQHSQNRTIVDAATFSKKIEATEKPQIIDVRTPEEFEEEHLISAKNINWNGDNFDTEAEKLDKSKPVFVYCKSGGRSKKASAKLTELGFENIYELDGGFLQWSSEGLKSNKN; this is encoded by the coding sequence ATGAAATTCCGTAATCTTATTTTCCTAATTCCAGCATTTATATTGTTAAGTTGTCAAAAACAACATTCTCAAAACCGCACTATTGTTGATGCAGCTACTTTTTCAAAAAAAATAGAAGCAACTGAAAAACCACAAATTATAGACGTACGCACCCCAGAAGAATTTGAAGAAGAACACCTCATCAGCGCTAAAAACATCAATTGGAACGGAGATAATTTTGATACTGAAGCAGAAAAACTAGACAAATCAAAACCTGTTTTTGTATATTGCAAAAGCGGAGGAAGAAGTAAAAAAGCGTCTGCTAAACTAACTGAATTGGGCTTTGAAAACATATATGAATTGGATGGTGGATTTTTACAATGGAGTTCAGAAGGTTTAAAAAGCAATAAAAACTAA
- the recF gene encoding DNA replication and repair protein RecF (All proteins in this family for which functions are known are DNA-binding proteins that assist the filamentation of RecA onto DNA for the initiation of recombination or recombinational repair.) → MYLKKISLFNYKNFSEVNFEFDGKIICFVGKNGIGKTNILDAIYHLSYGKSYFNPLAVQNIKHGEEFFVIDAEFIKEERTEQLVCSMKKGQKKVLKRNGKAYDKFSDHIGFIPLVIISPADRDLIVEGSETRRKFMDSVISQLDSKYLQQLIHYQKVMSQRNALLKYFALNHVFEKETLSIYNEQLEGFGSYIHEKRKEFIAEFLPIFNAHHQAITGSAEDVQLVYESHLFNKDLITLLEENINKDRALQYTSVGTHKDDLLFEIDNHPIKKFGSQGQQKSFLIALKLAQFDFLKKQSGVKPLLLFDDIFDKLDESRVSKIIEMVNSDAFGQLFISDTHPERTEAIVKSTHQSYQIFNL, encoded by the coding sequence ATGTATTTAAAAAAAATTTCCTTATTCAATTATAAAAATTTTTCTGAAGTCAATTTTGAGTTTGATGGTAAGATTATTTGTTTTGTTGGAAAAAACGGCATTGGAAAAACCAATATTTTAGATGCTATTTACCATCTCTCCTACGGCAAAAGTTACTTTAATCCTTTAGCCGTTCAAAACATCAAACACGGTGAAGAGTTTTTTGTCATTGATGCTGAATTCATTAAAGAAGAACGCACAGAACAACTAGTATGTAGCATGAAAAAGGGTCAGAAAAAAGTCCTCAAACGCAATGGAAAAGCGTATGATAAATTTTCAGATCACATTGGTTTTATACCTCTTGTAATTATTTCACCTGCGGACAGAGACCTTATTGTAGAAGGAAGTGAAACCCGCCGGAAATTCATGGACAGTGTGATTTCACAATTGGACTCCAAATACCTCCAACAATTAATACATTACCAAAAAGTAATGAGTCAACGCAATGCTTTATTGAAGTATTTTGCATTAAACCACGTTTTTGAGAAAGAAACCTTATCCATTTACAATGAACAATTAGAAGGCTTCGGCTCTTACATTCATGAAAAAAGAAAAGAATTCATAGCTGAATTTCTACCTATTTTCAATGCACATCATCAAGCCATAACAGGTTCAGCCGAAGATGTACAATTAGTGTATGAAAGTCATTTATTCAACAAAGACCTCATAACGCTGTTAGAAGAAAACATCAATAAAGACCGTGCTTTACAATATACAAGTGTTGGCACCCACAAAGATGATTTATTGTTTGAAATCGACAATCATCCTATTAAAAAATTCGGTTCACAGGGACAACAAAAATCTTTTTTGATAGCTCTAAAACTAGCACAATTTGATTTTCTAAAAAAACAAAGTGGCGTCAAACCACTGTTGCTCTTTGATGACATTTTCGACAAATTAGACGAAAGTCGTGTCTCTAAAATCATCGAAATGGTAAATAGTGATGCTTTTGGTCAACTATTTATATCTGACACACATCCAGAACGCACAGAGGCAATTGTCAAATCAACCCATCAATCCTATCAAATATTCAACTTGTAA
- a CDS encoding tetratricopeptide repeat protein — protein MATYNKRGYKTPKEKGVKDAAGDVIIDEKDSTTAEVFSKLDETASKTEDWVARNQKAIIGIVGAVAIFTVGYLVFQKFIAEPKQNEAANEMFLAQQNFEKATNGVASDSLYKLALNGSEGKFGFIKIADEYSGTDAGNLANYYAGIALLNTGKYAEAIDYLDKFKSDDMILSALAKGAIGDAYSENNNAEEALSYYVKAAGVNKNDFTTPRFLLKAGKTALALGKKEDALKYLTDIKDNYDTTPEAASVDALIGLAQ, from the coding sequence ATGGCTACTTATAATAAAAGAGGATATAAAACACCAAAAGAAAAAGGAGTTAAAGATGCTGCTGGAGATGTAATAATTGATGAAAAAGACAGTACAACTGCTGAAGTTTTTTCTAAATTAGACGAAACAGCTTCTAAAACGGAAGACTGGGTTGCTAGAAATCAAAAAGCTATTATTGGTATTGTAGGAGCTGTAGCTATATTTACAGTAGGTTATTTAGTGTTTCAAAAATTTATTGCAGAGCCAAAACAAAATGAAGCTGCAAACGAAATGTTTTTAGCACAACAAAATTTTGAAAAAGCAACAAATGGTGTCGCTAGTGACTCTCTATATAAATTAGCATTGAATGGTTCAGAAGGTAAATTTGGATTTATCAAAATTGCTGATGAATATTCAGGAACTGATGCTGGAAATTTAGCTAATTATTATGCAGGTATCGCTTTATTGAATACAGGTAAATACGCTGAAGCAATTGACTATTTAGATAAGTTTAAATCAGATGATATGATTTTGAGTGCTTTGGCTAAAGGAGCAATTGGTGATGCTTACTCTGAGAATAACAACGCAGAAGAAGCTTTAAGCTATTATGTGAAAGCAGCTGGTGTGAATAAAAATGATTTCACTACACCACGGTTTTTATTAAAAGCAGGGAAAACAGCCTTGGCTTTAGGTAAAAAAGAAGATGCTTTGAAATATTTAACAGACATTAAGGATAATTACGATACCACTCCAGAAGCTGCTTCTGTTGATGCATTGATTGGATTGGCTCAATAA
- the ribH gene encoding 6,7-dimethyl-8-ribityllumazine synthase: MATENKNLSVYDKSTLPNAKDFRFGVVVSEWNEEITEGLYKGALDAFLDNEVPSTNVTRWNVPGSFELIYGCKKMLQTQKVDAIIAIGCVIQGQTKHFDFVCEGVTQGIKDLNVQTDIPVIFCVLTDNTLQQSIDRSGGIHGNKGTEAAIAAIKMAYIRQQASLAHEYKKPALLASGQLQIENEPLKLEE; encoded by the coding sequence ATGGCAACTGAAAATAAAAATCTATCGGTTTATGATAAAAGTACACTACCTAATGCGAAGGATTTTCGTTTTGGAGTAGTAGTGTCCGAATGGAACGAAGAGATTACAGAAGGATTGTATAAAGGAGCTTTAGATGCTTTTTTAGATAACGAAGTGCCTTCTACTAATGTTACTCGTTGGAATGTACCTGGAAGTTTTGAATTGATTTATGGTTGCAAAAAAATGCTTCAAACTCAAAAAGTGGATGCTATAATTGCAATTGGTTGTGTAATCCAGGGTCAAACAAAACATTTTGATTTTGTATGCGAAGGAGTAACACAAGGAATCAAAGACTTAAATGTACAAACAGATATTCCTGTTATATTTTGTGTTTTGACAGATAATACCTTGCAACAGTCTATTGATAGAAGTGGAGGGATTCATGGGAATAAAGGGACTGAAGCAGCTATTGCAGCAATCAAGATGGCTTATATTCGTCAACAGGCTTCCTTAGCACATGAATATAAAAAACCAGCTTTATTGGCCTCTGGTCAATTACAAATAGAAAATGAGCCTCTTAAATTAGAGGAATAA